The following proteins are co-located in the Pseudoalteromonas sp. N1230-9 genome:
- a CDS encoding glutaredoxin family protein: MKFVRWLLGRIILFFDFVFTPRSKKRPAAEQAALDSVTSQFKLYQFKACPFCVKVRRAIKRQGLAIETRDAKGNQQFRQELHEQGGKIKVPCLRIEENGQVTWLYESNDIIAYLDKVAA, from the coding sequence ATGAAGTTTGTTCGTTGGTTACTCGGTCGCATCATTTTGTTTTTTGATTTTGTATTCACACCACGTAGTAAGAAGCGTCCAGCAGCAGAGCAAGCTGCACTTGATTCAGTGACATCGCAATTTAAATTATACCAATTCAAAGCATGTCCTTTTTGCGTAAAAGTACGCCGTGCTATTAAGCGTCAAGGCTTAGCCATTGAAACCCGTGATGCGAAAGGTAACCAGCAATTTCGTCAAGAGTTACACGAGCAGGGTGGAAAAATTAAAGTGCCTTGTTTACGTATTGAAGAAAACGGCCAAGTAACTTGGTTGTACGAATCAAACGATATCATTGCTTATTTAGATAAAGTCGCTGCGTAA
- the proB gene encoding glutamate 5-kinase, protein MQRPHVVVVKLGTSVLTGGTDKLDKAHMVELVRQCCELKKQGYQVVLVSSGAVAAGREQLVTPCGHSLIEKQMLAAIGQGQLIHIWQSLFALYGVNVGQMLLTRADVEDRERYLNARDTLNALLAHDVVPIINENDAVATAEIKVGDNDNLSALVAILANAEKLLLLTDQEGLFTGDPRSDANATLINEVEHINDELRELAGGSGTTLGTGGMATKLQAADIARRAGVEVIIAKGAGKNVILNCMADKLPGTRFLKLTAPKDGRKKWLLAGPKSTGQLVIDDGASLALKERGASLLAKGVKTVRGQFERGDVIEVVSNQGQCIAKGLVNFNHQEIDQIKGCHSSQITQLLAFAPSSEVIHRDDMILL, encoded by the coding sequence ATGCAAAGGCCACACGTCGTTGTTGTTAAGCTAGGTACGAGTGTATTGACTGGCGGTACAGACAAATTAGATAAAGCACACATGGTTGAACTTGTTCGCCAATGTTGCGAATTAAAAAAACAGGGTTATCAGGTTGTTTTAGTATCAAGTGGCGCGGTTGCTGCTGGGCGCGAGCAATTAGTTACCCCCTGTGGCCATTCTTTGATTGAAAAACAAATGCTGGCCGCAATTGGTCAAGGGCAGCTTATTCATATTTGGCAAAGCTTGTTTGCTTTGTATGGCGTGAATGTTGGGCAAATGCTACTGACTCGCGCCGATGTAGAAGACCGTGAACGTTACTTAAATGCCCGCGATACCTTAAATGCGCTACTTGCGCATGATGTGGTGCCTATTATTAATGAGAATGACGCCGTGGCCACCGCCGAAATTAAAGTCGGTGATAACGATAACTTATCTGCTTTAGTGGCGATTTTAGCGAATGCAGAAAAGCTGTTATTGTTAACTGATCAAGAAGGCTTATTTACAGGCGATCCTCGCTCTGATGCCAATGCAACACTTATCAATGAAGTTGAGCATATTAATGATGAGCTCAGAGAGCTTGCTGGTGGTAGTGGTACAACACTTGGAACCGGTGGTATGGCAACCAAGCTGCAAGCTGCCGATATTGCACGTCGCGCGGGTGTTGAGGTGATCATTGCCAAAGGTGCTGGTAAAAATGTGATTTTAAATTGCATGGCCGACAAGCTTCCTGGTACACGTTTTTTAAAGCTCACTGCACCAAAAGATGGCCGCAAAAAATGGTTACTTGCAGGGCCTAAAAGTACGGGGCAATTAGTGATTGATGATGGTGCAAGCCTTGCGCTTAAAGAGCGTGGCGCGAGCTTACTAGCAAAAGGTGTAAAGACTGTGCGAGGACAGTTTGAGCGCGGCGATGTGATTGAAGTAGTGTCTAATCAAGGACAGTGTATTGCTAAAGGTCTTGTTAATTTTAATCACCAAGAAATTGATCAAATTAAAGGCTGCCATTCATCACAAATTACCCAGTTACTTGCATTTGCACCTAGCAGCGAAGTCATTCACAGAGATGATATGATTTTACTGTAG
- the gltX gene encoding glutamate--tRNA ligase, with the protein MTIRTRVAPSPTGDPHLGTAYIALFNYCFAKQQGGEFVLRIEDTDQVRSTPESEQAIMDSLQWLGLNWDHGPDVGGEFGPYRQSERSDLYKKFAHQLVEQGKAFYCFATSEELDQMREEQMAEGLRPKYDGRGLNLSEDEIKANLEAGKPYVIRMKIPSEGTFKFNDYLRGEIEIPWENVDMQVLLKADGFPTYFLANVVDDHHMQISHIFRGEEWINSAPKLLKLYEDFGWEAPVLGHLPLLRNPDKSKLSKRKNPTSINYYKEMGYLPEALLNYLGRMGWSMPDEREKFTLAEMIEHFDMKRVSLGGPIFDIDKLSWLNGMWIRENLSDAELMQRFVDWKFNTELFAKVLPEAKTRINTLSDMVDLAGHFVGGIPSYDPALLTAGKAGEDATRQALQFFIWQLEGLRSWEKSEIFAIAKAVATFHELKIKDFLEPIFVAITGKTSSTSVLDAMEILGSDLSRARLRVALAHIGVSKKQAKNIERAYRDYPQA; encoded by the coding sequence ATGACAATTCGCACCCGTGTTGCTCCGTCACCAACAGGTGACCCGCACCTAGGTACTGCATACATCGCATTATTTAACTACTGTTTTGCTAAGCAGCAAGGCGGTGAGTTTGTGTTACGTATTGAAGATACAGACCAAGTTCGTAGTACACCAGAATCAGAGCAAGCTATTATGGATAGCTTACAATGGTTAGGCTTAAACTGGGATCATGGTCCAGATGTGGGCGGTGAGTTTGGTCCATACCGTCAATCTGAACGTAGCGATTTATATAAGAAATTTGCGCATCAACTTGTTGAACAAGGTAAAGCGTTTTATTGCTTTGCTACGAGCGAAGAACTAGACCAAATGCGTGAAGAGCAAATGGCCGAAGGCCTGCGCCCTAAATACGATGGTCGTGGTTTAAATCTTTCTGAAGATGAAATTAAAGCAAATCTTGAAGCGGGTAAGCCTTACGTAATCCGTATGAAGATCCCAAGCGAAGGCACGTTTAAGTTTAACGACTACCTACGTGGTGAAATTGAGATCCCATGGGAAAATGTAGACATGCAAGTGCTACTTAAAGCAGATGGCTTCCCGACTTACTTCCTTGCCAACGTTGTTGATGATCACCACATGCAAATTAGCCACATCTTCCGTGGTGAAGAGTGGATCAACTCAGCGCCTAAGCTATTAAAATTATACGAAGATTTCGGTTGGGAAGCGCCAGTACTTGGCCACTTACCGTTACTTCGTAACCCAGATAAGTCAAAATTATCGAAACGTAAAAACCCAACGTCAATCAATTACTATAAAGAAATGGGTTACCTACCAGAGGCGCTATTAAACTATCTAGGCCGTATGGGTTGGTCAATGCCAGATGAGCGTGAAAAGTTCACCTTAGCAGAGATGATTGAACACTTTGATATGAAACGTGTGTCGCTGGGCGGCCCAATTTTCGACATCGATAAGCTTAGCTGGTTAAACGGTATGTGGATCCGTGAAAACTTATCTGATGCAGAATTAATGCAACGTTTTGTTGATTGGAAGTTTAATACTGAGCTATTCGCTAAAGTATTACCAGAAGCAAAAACGCGTATTAATACGCTTTCTGACATGGTTGACCTTGCGGGTCACTTTGTGGGTGGTATTCCAAGCTACGACCCTGCGCTATTAACAGCGGGTAAAGCGGGTGAAGATGCAACTCGTCAAGCATTACAGTTCTTTATCTGGCAACTAGAAGGCTTACGTAGCTGGGAGAAGTCAGAGATTTTTGCGATTGCAAAAGCGGTTGCAACTTTCCATGAATTGAAGATTAAAGACTTTCTTGAGCCAATCTTTGTGGCTATCACAGGGAAGACTTCATCAACATCAGTACTTGATGCGATGGAAATTTTAGGCTCTGACCTATCTCGTGCTCGCTTACGTGTTGCACTGGCGCATATTGGTGTGTCGAAAAAGCAAGCGAAAAATATTGAGCGTGCTTATCGGGATTATCCGCAAGCATAG
- a CDS encoding class GN sortase, with protein MATLKKALPVCSALLGIALFVNGGYMQAKAWLAQALIESAWQQALQSPNEQVRPWFYADGYVTAHINWPSQQQELTVLAGASGRNLAFAPGHFLPSGELGSTKGVLIAGHNDTHFAFLKHVAVGEQFSMQLQNGQIEHYQVRSIDVIHQSEQGFLAQSGLYLLTCYPFDSLASGTEFRLLVSADKLSSSTSTLSS; from the coding sequence ATGGCGACGCTAAAAAAAGCGCTGCCAGTTTGCAGCGCCTTACTTGGCATCGCATTGTTTGTTAATGGTGGCTATATGCAGGCGAAAGCTTGGCTGGCACAGGCGCTAATTGAGTCAGCTTGGCAGCAAGCTTTGCAAAGTCCTAATGAGCAAGTGAGGCCATGGTTTTACGCCGATGGTTATGTCACCGCACACATAAATTGGCCAAGCCAGCAGCAAGAGTTAACAGTACTTGCTGGTGCATCGGGGCGAAACCTTGCGTTTGCCCCCGGGCACTTTTTACCAAGTGGAGAGCTTGGCAGTACAAAAGGGGTGTTGATTGCGGGCCATAACGACACCCACTTTGCATTTTTAAAACATGTCGCAGTAGGTGAGCAATTCTCTATGCAGTTGCAAAATGGCCAGATTGAACACTATCAAGTTCGCAGCATTGATGTTATTCATCAAAGCGAACAGGGCTTTTTAGCGCAATCAGGCCTTTATTTATTAACCTGTTACCCTTTTGACTCGTTAGCGTCAGGCACTGAGTTTAGGCTATTGGTATCGGCTGATAAATTATCGTCGTCTACTTCAACTTTGAGCTCTTGA
- a CDS encoding MipA/OmpV family protein — MIKNLLGIACCLTSLITYAQTDLEQPHYIEKSTLNASITLGYGGIENPVINADNITSPVLPSLAYYGEHWYFDDFSVGYSLLETPSYYLDLFGRFNDDGFFFELDGIDKLFAVSAVSSKSGGRPSIPSATPINLTAIERDLSYMVGLSSAVQLYDDVWLNTAFVQDVTDVHNGHEFFVNVYCNFEMLFGLASLEIGAVYKNSELIEYYYTVAAGESKTRLPHYNLTSAINYHVKASYSYPINESVSIDLKLKHTWLDSNLAHSQMVDKGGYFSGFAGVTYHF, encoded by the coding sequence TTGATAAAAAACTTACTTGGCATAGCATGTTGTTTAACCTCATTAATCACATATGCGCAGACAGATTTAGAGCAACCTCACTACATCGAAAAATCTACCTTGAATGCCAGTATAACGCTTGGCTATGGTGGCATAGAAAACCCAGTTATCAATGCTGACAATATTACCTCACCTGTTTTACCAAGCTTGGCTTACTATGGAGAACATTGGTATTTTGATGATTTTTCAGTTGGCTACAGTCTATTAGAAACGCCTAGTTACTACCTTGATCTCTTTGGTCGTTTTAATGACGATGGTTTTTTCTTTGAGTTGGATGGCATCGACAAATTATTTGCGGTAAGTGCAGTCTCTAGTAAATCAGGCGGTAGGCCGAGTATCCCTTCAGCAACACCAATAAACCTGACGGCGATAGAGCGTGATTTGTCTTATATGGTGGGATTATCTTCTGCTGTTCAGTTGTATGACGATGTGTGGCTGAACACGGCATTCGTGCAAGATGTAACTGATGTACACAATGGCCATGAGTTCTTTGTTAATGTGTATTGTAATTTCGAGATGCTTTTTGGACTGGCCAGCCTTGAAATAGGTGCTGTTTATAAAAATAGCGAGTTAATTGAGTATTATTATACTGTGGCAGCTGGGGAAAGTAAGACACGTCTGCCTCATTATAATTTAACCAGTGCCATTAATTACCATGTTAAAGCAAGTTATAGTTACCCAATAAACGAGAGTGTAAGCATTGATTTAAAACTTAAGCATACTTGGCTTGATAGTAACCTTGCCCACTCACAGATGGTAGACAAAGGGGGATATTTCTCAGGTTTTGCAGGAGTTACTTACCACTTTTAG
- a CDS encoding arylsulfatase: MFKYLVVCMTILAFSLPSYAADKPNVLVIWGDDVGMWNISAYHRGMMGGSTPNIDSIANDGMIFMDHYAQASCTAGRAAFITGQYPMRTGLSTVGLPGAPQGLQKKDPTLATMLKSKGYVTGQFGKNHLGDLDEHLPTNHGFDEFFGILYHLNAGEYVEQQDYPQNAKTQEKFGLKMRGVIHSKALANGKQEIKDLGQFGKERQRNLDQEVLVESKRFIRDAVKQDKPFFVWHNTTRMHYQTNLNKAYDGKTGYGLYADGMAEMDDDVGELLNLLDELKVADNTIVMFSTDNGAASNSWPDGGNQPFHGEKGVGGWEGGFRVPLVVKWPGHIPKGVSTGEFMTMEDWMPTIMSWVGDKDLKANLLKGTKINGQKYKVHLDGFDQSDILLNNGKTKRKEFYYFTETTFHGMRYGDWKLIFTEQNHWFRSTQNALTSPYIINLKMDPFERFIDARGYDEWAENRSWILGPAGNQIAEFVKTFKAFPPSQESMSVQVGSVAEMISKQALNR, from the coding sequence ATGTTTAAGTATCTTGTGGTCTGTATGACCATACTGGCTTTTAGTCTACCCAGCTACGCCGCCGATAAGCCCAATGTACTCGTTATTTGGGGGGATGATGTCGGTATGTGGAATATCAGTGCCTATCATCGCGGTATGATGGGAGGCAGTACCCCTAACATAGATAGCATTGCCAATGATGGCATGATATTTATGGATCACTACGCACAAGCCTCTTGCACCGCAGGGCGTGCAGCATTTATCACAGGTCAGTACCCGATGCGTACAGGACTTAGTACTGTAGGCCTTCCTGGTGCACCGCAAGGCTTGCAAAAGAAAGATCCAACACTTGCAACTATGCTTAAATCCAAAGGGTATGTAACAGGTCAATTTGGTAAAAACCATTTAGGTGACCTTGATGAGCACTTACCAACTAATCATGGCTTTGATGAGTTCTTTGGTATTTTGTATCACCTCAATGCTGGTGAATATGTTGAGCAGCAAGATTATCCGCAAAACGCTAAAACACAAGAGAAATTTGGTTTAAAAATGCGTGGTGTGATCCACTCAAAAGCGCTTGCTAACGGTAAGCAAGAAATTAAAGATCTAGGACAGTTTGGTAAAGAGCGTCAGCGCAACTTAGACCAAGAAGTACTTGTCGAATCAAAGCGTTTTATTCGTGATGCAGTCAAACAAGATAAGCCTTTCTTTGTTTGGCATAACACCACACGTATGCATTATCAAACTAACTTAAATAAAGCGTATGATGGTAAGACTGGCTATGGTTTATACGCTGATGGTATGGCCGAAATGGATGACGATGTGGGTGAATTACTTAACTTGCTTGATGAGTTAAAAGTCGCAGATAACACGATCGTGATGTTTTCGACTGATAATGGCGCGGCATCAAACTCTTGGCCTGATGGTGGTAACCAACCATTTCACGGTGAAAAAGGTGTTGGTGGCTGGGAAGGGGGCTTCAGAGTGCCTTTAGTTGTGAAGTGGCCTGGTCATATTCCAAAAGGTGTAAGCACCGGTGAGTTCATGACAATGGAAGATTGGATGCCTACAATTATGTCATGGGTGGGTGATAAAGATCTCAAAGCTAATTTATTGAAAGGCACCAAAATTAATGGTCAAAAGTATAAAGTGCATTTAGACGGTTTTGATCAAAGTGATATCTTACTAAATAACGGTAAAACAAAGCGTAAAGAGTTTTATTATTTCACCGAAACTACTTTCCATGGCATGCGTTATGGGGATTGGAAGCTTATTTTCACTGAGCAAAACCACTGGTTTAGATCAACACAAAATGCACTTACTTCTCCTTACATTATTAACTTAAAAATGGATCCATTTGAGCGTTTTATTGATGCTCGGGGTTATGATGAATGGGCTGAAAACCGTAGCTGGATTTTAGGCCCTGCGGGCAATCAAATTGCAGAGTTTGTGAAAACCTTTAAAGCTTTCCCACCAAGCCAAGAAAGTATGTCGGTACAGGTTGGAAGTGTCGCTGAAATGATTTCAAAACAAGCACTTAATCGTTAG
- a CDS encoding ATP-binding protein produces MKQQFFKLYLIITVSLIALVLAFGQLYNEFFSEHSPSIQISVDELAQIAQDKDVRIQSFNASELILPESLQISFNKDGIISVTENGQQFIYLKSNNGSIQRIGPVELMTQSSTDWLAFFAFYSLLAAMILVFIRPVFRDLSLLQQAAYRFSKKPHPITLDIKPSSSIAPLANTFTHMSERINRFVQLHNDLSRIISHEIRTPLSRMRFALSITDIELEQSSQIERDIDEIELRLEQYLSFARLEHQQSFFTQEKTNLHELISYEVSKFDLYKEFTFDLQLHETSAYCESSFMAIAVQNLLINATKYARQTITIQSKSEQGNYVIRVIDDGPGLPVNADALIEPFKQGEGDKLASGYGLGLYIVYRIVSWHGGKVSLNNNSPTGGAAISITWPKSGK; encoded by the coding sequence ATGAAACAGCAATTTTTTAAGCTCTATCTGATCATTACCGTTAGTCTAATCGCTTTGGTGCTTGCATTTGGCCAATTATACAATGAGTTTTTTTCAGAGCATTCACCGAGTATACAAATCAGCGTAGATGAACTGGCTCAAATTGCACAAGATAAAGACGTGCGCATTCAATCGTTTAATGCGAGTGAATTAATACTCCCAGAGAGTTTGCAAATTTCTTTTAATAAAGATGGCATTATTAGTGTTACAGAAAACGGCCAACAGTTTATTTATTTAAAGAGCAACAATGGGAGTATTCAACGTATAGGTCCTGTCGAGCTAATGACGCAAAGCTCAACTGATTGGTTGGCTTTTTTTGCTTTTTACAGCTTATTAGCTGCAATGATCCTAGTCTTTATACGCCCTGTGTTTAGGGACTTAAGCCTATTACAACAGGCAGCCTATCGCTTTAGTAAAAAACCACACCCCATTACTTTAGATATCAAGCCTAGCTCCTCAATAGCGCCACTGGCTAATACGTTTACTCATATGTCAGAGCGAATAAACCGGTTTGTACAACTGCATAATGATTTATCACGCATTATTTCACATGAAATTCGTACGCCACTGTCTCGTATGCGCTTTGCACTTTCAATCACCGACATAGAGTTAGAACAAAGTAGTCAAATTGAACGAGACATTGATGAAATTGAGCTGCGTCTAGAGCAATATCTTTCATTTGCACGACTAGAGCATCAACAAAGCTTCTTTACTCAAGAAAAAACCAATCTTCATGAATTAATAAGTTATGAAGTGAGTAAATTCGACCTCTATAAAGAGTTCACATTCGATCTCCAACTGCACGAAACGAGTGCATATTGCGAAAGCAGCTTTATGGCAATTGCAGTACAAAACCTGCTTATAAATGCAACAAAATATGCAAGACAAACGATTACTATCCAAAGCAAAAGTGAGCAAGGCAATTATGTTATCCGTGTAATAGATGACGGCCCAGGCTTACCTGTTAACGCTGATGCACTCATAGAGCCTTTTAAGCAAGGCGAAGGTGATAAGTTAGCCAGTGGTTATGGTCTTGGATTATATATAGTTTATCGTATCGTCAGTTGGCACGGAGGAAAGGTTTCTTTAAATAATAACAGCCCAACTGGCGGAGCTGCTATCTCTATTACTTGGCCTAAAAGTGGTAAGTAA
- a CDS encoding DMT family transporter, with translation MPASICLIIATFLWGSSYIALKHAINIYDPVLVIFLRMLTTLLICLCLWRYVIRFEFKQGDWKYLIGMSLAEPCFYYLFEGHALEYTSASQAGVIVSCLPIIVAILAFLILKEYISKAIVVGFTLCIGGSILLTLLSPSTEQAPNPLLGNFLELMAMVCAAFYTVSVKHLVARYSPLTLIAIQGFSGSLFFAPFLFFIELPSENQHDLSALMSILYLGSCVTLGGYGMYNYAISKVSVLTAAAYSNLIPIFALILSAILLGEVLTVWQWVSIAVVFAGVIVSQRHQELKVEVDDDNLSADTNSLNSVPDANESKG, from the coding sequence ATGCCAGCCAGTATATGCTTAATTATCGCGACCTTTTTATGGGGTAGCTCTTACATTGCGTTAAAGCACGCAATCAATATTTACGACCCTGTGTTAGTGATTTTTTTAAGAATGCTAACCACATTACTGATTTGCTTATGTTTATGGCGATATGTGATCCGCTTTGAGTTTAAACAAGGTGACTGGAAGTATTTAATTGGGATGTCACTGGCTGAGCCTTGCTTTTATTATTTATTTGAGGGGCATGCCCTAGAGTACACGTCAGCATCGCAAGCTGGGGTTATTGTCTCTTGTTTACCAATTATCGTTGCTATTTTGGCGTTCTTAATATTAAAAGAGTACATCAGTAAAGCCATTGTCGTTGGTTTTACCTTATGTATTGGTGGCAGTATTTTATTAACGCTATTATCACCAAGCACTGAGCAAGCCCCTAACCCTTTGCTTGGTAACTTTTTAGAATTGATGGCGATGGTGTGCGCGGCATTTTATACCGTGAGTGTAAAACACTTAGTCGCTCGTTACTCGCCGCTTACCTTAATTGCAATTCAAGGGTTTAGTGGTAGTTTGTTCTTTGCGCCTTTTTTATTTTTCATCGAACTACCGAGCGAAAATCAGCACGATTTAAGTGCCCTAATGAGCATTTTATATTTAGGCTCATGTGTCACGTTAGGTGGCTATGGCATGTACAATTACGCCATCAGTAAAGTGTCGGTGTTAACCGCTGCCGCCTACTCTAATCTTATTCCAATTTTTGCGTTAATTTTGTCAGCCATTCTACTAGGCGAGGTGCTGACTGTTTGGCAATGGGTGAGTATTGCAGTGGTATTTGCAGGTGTTATTGTTAGCCAACGTCATCAAGAGCTCAAAGTTGAAGTAGACGACGATAATTTATCAGCCGATACCAATAGCCTAAACTCAGTGCCTGACGCTAACGAGTCAAAAGGGTAA
- a CDS encoding response regulator transcription factor, protein MMQHIFLIEDDIKLASLIQKFLLKHGYTIDVFNTAQAYHNGEITFLPSLIICDIMLPDGNGFELITQLKEKYSCPVIFLTALDSVQSQIKGLDLGAYDYLIKPIKPELLLAKIKTIIAHTVGQSDNSDTHGPLRIDNLKKDIYFQCTALNLNESEFEIIAYLAKNSPLPVSREILFKHVIGREYDGLDRAIDLKISRLRKKLKDTINQHSNSLDIKSVRGKGYSLDIT, encoded by the coding sequence ATGATGCAGCATATTTTTTTAATTGAAGATGATATTAAGCTAGCCAGCTTAATCCAAAAATTTTTATTAAAGCACGGCTATACAATTGATGTTTTCAATACCGCTCAAGCTTACCACAATGGTGAGATCACGTTTCTACCCTCTCTAATTATCTGCGATATCATGCTACCTGATGGGAATGGCTTTGAGTTAATTACTCAATTAAAAGAAAAGTATAGTTGTCCTGTGATTTTTTTAACCGCTTTAGACTCAGTACAATCTCAGATAAAAGGCCTTGATCTCGGCGCTTATGATTACCTGATTAAGCCAATAAAACCGGAGCTTTTATTAGCAAAGATTAAAACAATTATTGCCCACACAGTAGGTCAAAGTGATAACTCTGACACACATGGTCCTTTGCGGATTGATAATCTTAAGAAGGACATTTATTTCCAATGTACGGCACTTAACCTTAATGAAAGCGAGTTTGAAATTATCGCCTATCTTGCAAAAAACAGCCCGTTACCCGTCTCCAGAGAAATCCTTTTTAAGCATGTTATAGGCCGAGAATATGATGGTTTAGACCGTGCTATAGACTTAAAAATTAGTCGCTTACGAAAAAAACTAAAAGACACTATCAACCAACACAGTAACTCTCTTGATATTAAGTCTGTTCGCGGCAAAGGGTATAGCTTGGATATAACATAA
- a CDS encoding GGDEF domain-containing protein, producing MPANACGHDWIISITQQEEEPELDQALINAVTELEEFSRFAIYVNKLFKPGLPARLLNKDSVIEELNEHEVSELIEKVSRNKIRISRNYGVISTYVPIYHIGNVMGVLVIESEKELSERSSMLAIYMLNIYANQLSLLHKSKLDPLTELLNRQTFDKKVIDIAAEATLEPKDHQYHPHWYLAMVDIDHFKRVNDNFGHVIGDEVILLVAQLLKNNFRIEDYVFRYGGEEFTVLFQASDETDARNALNRFRACVAEYPFPQVGNLTVSCGFLPICEFEMVASLVQKADVALYHSKNNGRNQVTSYAELGIQDSKRSDDSIELF from the coding sequence ATGCCAGCAAACGCTTGCGGACATGACTGGATAATCTCAATTACGCAACAAGAAGAAGAGCCTGAACTTGATCAGGCGCTTATCAATGCGGTGACGGAGCTCGAAGAGTTTTCACGGTTCGCTATTTATGTGAACAAGTTATTCAAACCAGGGCTACCAGCTCGTTTACTTAACAAAGACTCAGTTATTGAAGAGTTAAATGAGCATGAAGTCAGTGAGTTAATAGAGAAAGTCAGTCGCAACAAAATTCGCATTAGCCGTAATTATGGGGTTATTTCTACCTATGTGCCTATTTACCATATAGGAAATGTGATGGGGGTGCTGGTGATAGAGTCTGAAAAAGAGCTTTCAGAGCGCTCAAGTATGTTAGCCATTTATATGCTAAATATCTATGCTAACCAATTGTCATTGCTACACAAGTCTAAATTAGATCCCCTTACTGAGTTATTAAATAGACAAACCTTTGATAAAAAGGTGATTGATATCGCAGCAGAAGCGACACTTGAGCCAAAAGATCATCAATATCATCCTCACTGGTATCTGGCGATGGTGGACATTGATCATTTTAAGCGTGTTAATGATAATTTTGGTCATGTTATTGGTGATGAAGTTATTTTACTGGTAGCCCAATTGCTTAAAAATAATTTTCGCATTGAAGACTATGTTTTTCGTTACGGTGGTGAGGAATTTACTGTTTTGTTTCAAGCGTCTGATGAAACAGATGCGCGCAATGCACTTAATCGTTTTCGTGCTTGTGTGGCAGAGTATCCTTTTCCTCAAGTTGGAAATCTAACCGTCAGTTGCGGTTTTTTACCTATTTGTGAGTTTGAAATGGTCGCAAGCCTTGTTCAAAAAGCAGATGTCGCACTATATCATTCTAAAAATAATGGTCGTAATCAGGTGACATCGTACGCTGAGCTTGGGATTCAAGATAGCAAACGCTCTGATGACTCAATAGAGCTTTTTTGA